A genomic region of Capra hircus breed San Clemente chromosome 21, ASM170441v1, whole genome shotgun sequence contains the following coding sequences:
- the MORF4L1 gene encoding mortality factor 4-like protein 1 isoform X1, whose protein sequence is MAPKQDPKPKFQEGERVLCFHGPLLYEAKCVKVAIKDKQVKYFIHYSGWNKKSAVRPRRSEKTLKTREDIVALFPVPEGAPSVHHHPFLTSSWDEWVPESRVLKYVDTNLQKQRELQKANQEQYAEGKMRGAAPGKKTAGLQQKNVEVKTKKNKQKTPGNGDGGSTSETPQPPRKKRARVDPTVENEETFMSRVEVKVKIPEELKPWLVDDWDLITRQKQLFYLPAKKNVDSILEDYANYKKSRGNTDNKEYAVNEVVAGIKEYFNVMLGTQLLYKFERPQYAEILADHPDAPMSQVYGAPHLLRLFVRIGAMLAYTPLDEKSLALLLNYLHDFLKYLAKNSATLFSASDYEVAPPEYHRKAV, encoded by the exons ATGGCGCCGAAGCAGGACCCGAAGCCTAAATTCCAGGAGG GTGAGAGAGTGCTGTGCTTTCATGGGCCTCTTCTTTATGAAGCAAAG tgtgtAAAAGTTGCCATAAAGGATAAACAAGTCAAATATTTCATCCATTACAGTGGTTGGAATAAAAA AAGTGCTGTGAGGCCCAGGCGCTCTGAAAAAACTTTGAAGACACGTGAGGATATTGTAGCCCTTTTTCCTGTTCCTGAAGGAGCTCCCTCAGTACACCACCACCCCTTCCTGACCTCTAG ttgGGATGAATGGGTTCCAGAAAGCAGAGTACTCAAGTATGTGGATACCAATTTGCAGAAACAAAGAGAACTTCAGAAAGCCAATCA gGAGCAGTATGCAGAGGGGAAGATGAGAGGGGCTGCCCCTGGAAAGAAGACTGCTGGGCTACAACAGAAAAATGTTGAAGT gaagacaaaaaagaacaaacagaagA CACCTGGAAATGGAGATGGTGGCAGCACTAGTGAGACACCTCAGCCTCCTCGCAAGAAAAGGGCTCGAGTAGACCCTACTGTTGAAAAT GAAGAAACATTTATGAGCAGAGTTGAAGTTAAAGTCAAGATTCCTGAAGAACTGAAGCCATGGCTTGTTGATGACTGGGACTTAATTACCCGGCAAAAACAG ctCTTCTATCTTCCTGCCAAGAAGAATGTGGATTCCATTCTAGAGGATTATGCAAATTACAAGAAATCTCGAGGAAACACAGATAATAA GGAGTATGCAGTCAATGAGGTTGTGGCCGGGATAAAGGAGTACTTCAATGTGATGCTGGGCACTCAACTGCTCTACAAATTTGAGAGGCCGCAGTACGCTGAGATCCTTGCGGACCACCCTGATGCACCCATGTCCCAAGTGTACGGGGCGCCACATCTCCTGAGACTGTTTG taCGAATTGGAGCAATGTTGGCGTATACACCTCTGGATGAGAAGAGTCTTGCTTTATTACTGAATTATCTTCACGATTTCCTAAA ATACCTGGCAAAGAACTCGGCAACTTTGTTTAGTGCCAGTGATTATGAAGTGGCTCCCCCTGAGTACCATCGGAAAGCTGTGTGA
- the MORF4L1 gene encoding mortality factor 4-like protein 1 isoform X2, translating to MAPKQDPKPKFQEGERVLCFHGPLLYEAKCVKVAIKDKQVKYFIHYSGWNKNWDEWVPESRVLKYVDTNLQKQRELQKANQEQYAEGKMRGAAPGKKTAGLQQKNVEVKTKKNKQKTPGNGDGGSTSETPQPPRKKRARVDPTVENEETFMSRVEVKVKIPEELKPWLVDDWDLITRQKQLFYLPAKKNVDSILEDYANYKKSRGNTDNKEYAVNEVVAGIKEYFNVMLGTQLLYKFERPQYAEILADHPDAPMSQVYGAPHLLRLFVRIGAMLAYTPLDEKSLALLLNYLHDFLKYLAKNSATLFSASDYEVAPPEYHRKAV from the exons ATGGCGCCGAAGCAGGACCCGAAGCCTAAATTCCAGGAGG GTGAGAGAGTGCTGTGCTTTCATGGGCCTCTTCTTTATGAAGCAAAG tgtgtAAAAGTTGCCATAAAGGATAAACAAGTCAAATATTTCATCCATTACAGTGGTTGGAATAAAAA ttgGGATGAATGGGTTCCAGAAAGCAGAGTACTCAAGTATGTGGATACCAATTTGCAGAAACAAAGAGAACTTCAGAAAGCCAATCA gGAGCAGTATGCAGAGGGGAAGATGAGAGGGGCTGCCCCTGGAAAGAAGACTGCTGGGCTACAACAGAAAAATGTTGAAGT gaagacaaaaaagaacaaacagaagA CACCTGGAAATGGAGATGGTGGCAGCACTAGTGAGACACCTCAGCCTCCTCGCAAGAAAAGGGCTCGAGTAGACCCTACTGTTGAAAAT GAAGAAACATTTATGAGCAGAGTTGAAGTTAAAGTCAAGATTCCTGAAGAACTGAAGCCATGGCTTGTTGATGACTGGGACTTAATTACCCGGCAAAAACAG ctCTTCTATCTTCCTGCCAAGAAGAATGTGGATTCCATTCTAGAGGATTATGCAAATTACAAGAAATCTCGAGGAAACACAGATAATAA GGAGTATGCAGTCAATGAGGTTGTGGCCGGGATAAAGGAGTACTTCAATGTGATGCTGGGCACTCAACTGCTCTACAAATTTGAGAGGCCGCAGTACGCTGAGATCCTTGCGGACCACCCTGATGCACCCATGTCCCAAGTGTACGGGGCGCCACATCTCCTGAGACTGTTTG taCGAATTGGAGCAATGTTGGCGTATACACCTCTGGATGAGAAGAGTCTTGCTTTATTACTGAATTATCTTCACGATTTCCTAAA ATACCTGGCAAAGAACTCGGCAACTTTGTTTAGTGCCAGTGATTATGAAGTGGCTCCCCCTGAGTACCATCGGAAAGCTGTGTGA